CCGCCGATCATTTCAACACCTCTTTCCCGTCGCTGAATTCAAGGTTGGCGTGCTCGGCCTCCATCTTCAGCTTGGTGGTCCGCCCAAGAAGCGTTTCGACCAAGCCCGCAAGGCCGCCAGGCAGGAACCGCACCACAAGGATGAACGAGAACCCGAGGATCAGTATCCATGTGCTGAGAAACTGGTCGCCCACATAGCTTTGCGCGCCTTGAACCGTGAAAGCCCCAAACATCGCCCATATCAAAGAGTTGCGGCCCCCAAGCGCCACCCAGATCACAATCGAGATCGAGAACCCAACTTCGAATTGCGCGGGCGAAACATATTGTGTGAGCACCGCAAAGCAGCAGCCTGCGATGGCCGCGATCAAACCCGAGAGGGTGTAGACCAGCGTTTCGTAGATCGCGACATTGTAGCCAAGGAACCGGACACGTTCCGGATCGTCCTTGAGGGCGCGCACGATCAGGCCAAACCTGCTTTGATTGATGAGCTTTGCCGCCACAGTGCATGCCGCCAACAAGGCGAAGACGAACCAATACGCACCGCTTGAATAGGGGTCGATCTCGGTTTGGCCCAGCTTGAGCGAACTGGGCGGCGAAATGCCGTTCACGCCATTGGTGTAGGGTTGCAGATCAACGAAGATCGTCGCAAAGGCGCTGAGCGTTGCCAATGTCATGATCGCAAAGAACGGCCCCGACACGCGCGCCGTGAACATGATCCCACCAAAGATCAGGTAGAACACCGTTGGCACAAAAAGCGCGAGGAAGATGCCTGTCGAGGTGTTCTGGAAAGGCTGCCAGAGCAGCGGCAGGCTATCCAGACCGTTATTGAGCATGAAAGGC
The nucleotide sequence above comes from Roseovarius mucosus. Encoded proteins:
- a CDS encoding ABC transporter permease subunit, which translates into the protein MTHNAYHNKTLQWLFYIAVLAVLGAVPLISNDAFLLNQLAIYGVYGMLAVSISLCWGSGGILNMGQGIAFGLGAYCMAMTMQMQTQADGTIPPFMLNNGLDSLPLLWQPFQNTSTGIFLALFVPTVFYLIFGGIMFTARVSGPFFAIMTLATLSAFATIFVDLQPYTNGVNGISPPSSLKLGQTEIDPYSSGAYWFVFALLAACTVAAKLINQSRFGLIVRALKDDPERVRFLGYNVAIYETLVYTLSGLIAAIAGCCFAVLTQYVSPAQFEVGFSISIVIWVALGGRNSLIWAMFGAFTVQGAQSYVGDQFLSTWILILGFSFILVVRFLPGGLAGLVETLLGRTTKLKMEAEHANLEFSDGKEVLK